A region of the Archangium lipolyticum genome:
GCGCGTGAGCGGATGGGGATCGCCATCTTCGAGAAGTGGAGTGCCCACGACTTCGACGAACTGGTGCGCCTCATGCGCAAGTTCGCCGACGAGTTGGTGCGGGAGCCGGGCGGGACCTGAGCAAGGCATTGATTCCTCTCGCTTTCAAAACAAGGTACCCCATGTCTGTCATTACCCACCGCACCGTCAAGACCAACGGCATCCACCTGCACATCGCCGAGGCCGGCCAGGGCCCCCTGGTGCTGCTGCTCCATGGCTGGCCGGAGTCCTGGTACTCGTGGCGTCACCAACTCCCCGCGCTCGCCGCCGCCGGCTACCACGTCGTGGCCCCCGACGTGCGCGGCTATGGCCAGAGTGACAAGCCCTGGGAGATCGAGGCCTACAGCATGAAGCAGTTGCTCGCCGACTGCACCGGTCTGCTCGACGCCCTCGGGGAGAAGACCGCCGTCATCGTCGGCCATGACTGGGGCGCGGCGATGGCATGGACCAGCGCCGCGCTCCATCCCGAGCGCTACCGCGCGGTCGTCGGCATGAGTGTGCCGCACCTCGGCCGCGCGCCCATGCCACCCACGCAGCTCTTCCAGCAGATGTTCCAGGACACCTGGTTATACATCCTCTACTTCCAGCAGCCCGGCGTCGCCGAGGCGGAGTTCGAGGCGGACATCCCCAAGGCGCTGCGCACGATCTTCGCCGGACCCCCTGGCTATGATCCCATGTCTCCCATTGTGCGCGCGAAGAAGAGGAGCGACGGCT
Encoded here:
- a CDS encoding alpha/beta fold hydrolase produces the protein MSVITHRTVKTNGIHLHIAEAGQGPLVLLLHGWPESWYSWRHQLPALAAAGYHVVAPDVRGYGQSDKPWEIEAYSMKQLLADCTGLLDALGEKTAVIVGHDWGAAMAWTSAALHPERYRAVVGMSVPHLGRAPMPPTQLFQQMFQDTWLYILYFQQPGVAEAEFEADIPKALRTIFAGPPGYDPMSPIVRAKKRSDGYLTGLDAPATLPAWLTEEDLAYFVKEFSGSGFRSGLNRYRNMDRDWHELPELATTKIHQPALFVIGEQDPGRAFAPIEPMKALVPHLREPVIVPGALHWVQQERPAEVNAALLAFLKGLPT